A window of the Phaseolus vulgaris cultivar G19833 chromosome 5, P. vulgaris v2.0, whole genome shotgun sequence genome harbors these coding sequences:
- the LOC137834814 gene encoding LOW QUALITY PROTEIN: beclin-1-like protein (The sequence of the model RefSeq protein was modified relative to this genomic sequence to represent the inferred CDS: deleted 1 base in 1 codon), which produces MKKVDNKGRARTFPVDPNVPRWVCQNCRNPLCIVGVDSYADKFFNDPSRSGMQGSSVHGASSVLSATKMDNSYVLLPKQRPQAQGSAHRPRGDAAAAAAQPGKAMEESFVVVYKSESGTDGGGAHSPGTGADSGGHLPTHNSGFNSTITVLTRAFEIATTQAQVEQPLCLDCMRILSDKLDKEVEDVNRDIEAYEACLKRLECEPADVISEADFLKEKLKIEEEERRLQEAIEETKRQNAEVNAELKELELKSSRFKELEDRYWHEFNNFQFQLISYQEERDAILAKIEVSQAHLELLKRTNVLNDAFPISHDGEFGTINNFRLGRLPKIPVEWDEINAAWGQACLLLHTMCQYFRPKFQYRIKIIPMGSYPRITDTNNSTYELFGPVNLFWSTRYDKAMTLFLACLKDFADFAKSKDQENNIPPEKCFKLPYKIENDKVENYSITQSFNKQENWTKSLKYTLCNLKWALYWFVGNTNFQPLSAMVSSHNAELQAVGSVYTKSAIHPKLVHKLTYHII; this is translated from the exons ATGAAGAAGGTCGATAACAAGGGTCGGGCTCGGACCTTCCCGGTGGATCCGAACGTCCCCCGATGGGTTTGCCAGAACTGCCGCAATCCTCTCTGCATCGTCGGCGTCGACTCTTACGCTGACAAATTCTTCAACGATCCTTCTCGCTCCG GGATGCAAGGGTCGTCCGTTCATGGTGCCAGCAGTGTGCTCAGTGCCACAAAAATGGACAATTCGTATGTTTTGCTTCCCAAGCAGAGACCTCAGGCTCAGGGAAGTGCTCATCGCCCACGTGGCgatgctgctgctgctgctgcacAGCCTGGAAAGGCTATGGAGGAGTCGTTTGTGGTTGTGTACAAGTCTGAATCGGGGACGGATGGAGGCGGGGCACATTCGCCGGGCACGGGCGCTGATTCTGGTGGCCATTTGCCTACTCATAACTCTGGGTTTAATTCCACTATTACTGTCCTGACTCGAGCGTTTGAGATTGCCACGACGCAGGCGCAG GTTGAACAGCCTTTATGCCTTGATTGCATGAGGATTTTGTCAGATAAACTTGATAAAGAGGTTGAAGATGTGAACCGGGACATTGAAGCATACGAAGCCTGTCTTAAACGCTTGGAGTGTGAGCCTGCAGATGTCATCAGCGAGGCTGATTTTCTTAAGGAGAAACTGAAG ATTGAGGAAGAAGAACGAAGACTTCAAGAAGCAATTGAAGAAACTAAGAGACAAAATGCTGAAGTAAATGCTGAACTGAAGGAACTAGAGTTAAAATCAAGCCGCTTTAAAGAATTGGAGGACAG GTATTGGCATGAGTTCAACAATTTTCAGTTTCAATTAATTTCTTATCAG GAGGAGAGAGATGCGATCTTGGCAAAGATTGAAGTTTCACAAGCTCATTTAGAGTTGTTGAAGCGAACAAATGTGCTCAATGATGCCTTCCCCATTTCTCATGATGGAGAGTTTGGAACAATTAACAACTTTCGACTTGGAAGACTCCCTAAAATTCCA GTTGAATGGGATGAGATAAATGCTGCCTGGGGCCAAGCTTGCCTTCTTCTACATACAATGTGCCAGTATTTCCGACCGAAGTTTCA ATATCGAATAAAGATAATTCCTATGGGTAGCTACCCTCGTATCACAGACACCAATAATAGTACCTATGAGCT GTTTGGTCCTGTCAACTTGTTTTGGAGTACACGTTATGACAAAGCAATGACATTGTTTTTAGCTTGCCTCAAGGATTTTGCAGACTTTGCCAAGTCTAAGGATCAAGAGAATAACATACCACCTGAAAAATGTTTCAAACTGCCTTATAA GATTGAGAATGACAAAGTGGAAAACTACTCCATCACTCAAAGCTTCAATAAGCAGGAAAATTGGACAAAATCTCTCAAATACACGCTCTGCAATTTGAAATGGGCACTCTATTGGTTCGTAGGAAATACTAACTTCCAACCTCTTTCAGCAATGGTATCTTCGCAT AATGCTGAACTACAGGCTGTAGGGTCTGTTTACACCAAGAGTGCTATTCATCCTAAACTTGTACATAAACTTACATATCACATCATTTAG
- the LOC137834823 gene encoding uncharacterized protein — MEALKSCYGDGSSDSDSESAPSAPTSSPSAVFTPLPPPPISLLDPSTFLDMQIGQTRVRSFPHVDGNYALHVYIPINISSPTKKELSAFLKKVSSRVPNLNVVDVDVPLNILCQNDEKLEQVALGREFHISLGRTVPIRVHQIDSVISMLKQKLHIQRQYWIDFNKWEVFVNDDHTRTFLSVEVVQRGFIEITNQIEAVNTIYRLHNLPEFYKDPRPHISLAWALGDIGHSLKKAIDEEMKCTAGKSFKSIFSCKFKGVECKIGKKAYAICKIPDGQ; from the exons ATGGAGGCACTGAAATCATGTTATGGGGATGGATCTTCTGATTCAGATTCAGAATCTGCACCTTCAGCTCCAACCTCTTCTCCCTCAGCAGTATTCACACCCTTGCCACCACCTCCTATCTCTCTCCTTGACCCGTCAACATTTCTTG ATATGCAGATAGGTCAGACAAGAGTTAGGAGCTTCCCTCATGTTGATGGTAACTATGCCTTACATGTTTACATACCAA TTAACATTTCATCTCCAACGAAGAAAGAACTATCTGCTTTCTTGAAAAAAGTGTCATCTCGGGTACCAAATCTGAATGTTGTTGATGTTGATGTCCCATTAAACATCCTCTGCCAAAATGATGAGAAGCTAGAACAAGTTGCCTTAGGAAGAGAATTTCACATAAGTTTGGGAAGAACTGTTCCAATACGAGTGCACCAGATTGACTCAGTGATCTCAATGCTCAAACAAAAGCTTCACATTCAACGCCA GTATTGGATAGACTTTAACAAGTGGGAGGTTTTTGTTAATGATGATCACACACGCACCTTTCTCTCGGTAGAAGTTGTTCAAAGAGGGTTCATAGAG ATTACAAACCAAATAGAAGCAGTCAATACAATTTACAGACTTCATAATCTTCCTGAGTTTTACAAG GATCCACGTCCGCACATATCCTTGGCATGGGCACTGGGTGACATTGGCCATTCACTGAAGAAAGCTATCGACGAGGAAATGAAGTGCACTGCGGGGAAATCTTTCAAGAGCATTTTTAGCTGTAAATTCAAAGGTGTTGAATGTAAGATTGGCAAGAAAGCATATGCAATATGCAAAATTCCTGATGGACAATAA